The proteins below come from a single Catenulispora sp. MAP5-51 genomic window:
- a CDS encoding NAD-dependent epimerase/dehydratase family protein, producing the protein MALHVIVGAGPVGTATAKVLAERGEQVRVVTRSGSGPEHANIERVAADATDADRLGTLADGAAALYNCASPAYHQWLTDWPPLAAALLAAAERSGAVLTVANNLYGYGPVTGTITPDSPLAAIHPKLKLRADMYRDALALHQAGRIRMTEVRASDYLEANSIFSYVLAKPLDNGKRAYVPTPLNVKHSWTSIADVARTLALVSGDERAWGRAWLVPTTEPLTVRELADRYVAARGLPPAKLTQLPYAVLWGAGLFDKMSKELRTTRYQFAKPFTIDSTLTEKTFGLAPTPIDDVLRTMTVPA; encoded by the coding sequence ATGGCGCTGCACGTCATCGTGGGTGCGGGACCGGTCGGGACGGCCACCGCGAAGGTGCTGGCCGAGCGCGGCGAGCAGGTGCGCGTCGTGACGCGCAGCGGTTCCGGGCCCGAGCACGCGAACATCGAGCGCGTGGCCGCCGACGCCACCGACGCCGACCGGCTCGGCACCCTGGCCGACGGCGCCGCGGCGCTCTACAACTGCGCGAGCCCGGCCTACCACCAGTGGCTCACCGACTGGCCGCCGCTGGCCGCCGCCCTGCTGGCCGCCGCCGAGCGCAGCGGCGCGGTGCTCACCGTCGCCAACAACCTCTACGGCTACGGCCCGGTGACCGGCACCATCACCCCGGACAGCCCGCTGGCCGCGATCCACCCCAAGCTGAAGCTGCGCGCCGACATGTACCGCGACGCGCTGGCGCTGCACCAGGCCGGCCGGATCCGGATGACCGAGGTCCGGGCCAGCGACTATCTGGAGGCGAACTCGATCTTCTCTTACGTGCTGGCGAAGCCGCTGGACAACGGCAAGCGCGCCTACGTCCCGACCCCGCTGAACGTGAAGCACAGCTGGACCTCCATCGCCGACGTGGCGCGCACCCTGGCCCTGGTCTCCGGCGACGAGCGGGCCTGGGGCCGGGCCTGGCTGGTGCCGACCACGGAGCCGCTGACCGTCCGGGAACTGGCCGACCGCTACGTCGCCGCGCGCGGCCTGCCGCCGGCGAAGCTGACCCAGCTGCCTTACGCAGTGCTCTGGGGTGCGGGCCTGTTCGACAAGATGTCGAAGGAGCTGCGGACCACGCGCTACCAGTTCGCGAAGCCCTTCACCATCGACAGCACCCTGACCGAGAAGACCTTCGGCCTGGCGCCCACGCCGATCGACGACGTGCTGCGGACGATGACGGTTCCCGCGTAA